In a genomic window of Glycine max cultivar Williams 82 chromosome 13, Glycine_max_v4.0, whole genome shotgun sequence:
- the LOC100801560 gene encoding magnesium-chelatase subunit ChlI, chloroplastic translates to MASTFGASSITFLSSRYYSSQSLATDSPSLTTVQIFGRKFCGGGNGFHSVKGRSLFPVASVLATQLNSAQQAQKIAFTESQRPVYPFSAIVGQDEMKLCLLLNVIDPKIGGVMIMGDRGTGKSTTVRSLVDLLPEIKVVAGDPYNSDPEDPEFMGVEVRERVIKGEQLQVVSSKINMVDLPLGATEDRVCGTIDIEKALTEGVKAFEPGLLAKANRGILYVDEVNLLDDHLVDVLLDSAASGWNTVEREGISISHPARFILIGSGNPEEGELRPQLLDRFGMHAQVGTVRDAELRVKIVEERARFDKNPKVFRDSYKAEQQNLQQQIASARSFLSSVQIDRNLKVKISKVCAELNVDGLRGDIVTNRAAKALAALKGRDKVSAEDIATVIPNCLRHRLRKDPLESIDSGLLVLEKFYEVFR, encoded by the exons atggCTTCCACGTTTGGCGCATCTTCAATTACCTTCCTCTCTTCACGATACTACTCTTCCCAATCCCTTGCCACCGATTCTCCCTCTCTAACCACAG TGCAGATATTTGGGCGCAAGTTTTGCGGCGGAGGAAATGGATTTCACAGCGTCAAGGGAAGGTCTCTGTTCCCGGTTGCGAGTGTTCTTGCCACTCAACTTAACTCTGCACAACAG GCTCAGAAGATTGCTTTTACCGAGAGCCAGAGGCCAGTGTACCCATTTTCGGCTATAGTTGGACAGGATGAAATGAAGCTTTGCCTTCTCCTAAATGTGATTGATCCCAAAATTGGAGGTGTAATGATCATGGGGGACAGGGGAACAGGGAAATCTACAACTGTTAGATCATTGGTTGACTTGCTTCCTGAAATCAAGGTTGTTGCTGGTGACCCATATAATTCAGACCCAGAAGATCCAGAATTCATGGGTGTTGAAGTGAGAGAGCGTGTGATAAAAGGAGAGCAGCTTCAGGTTGTCTCCTCCAAAATTAACATGGTGGATTTGCCATTAGGAGCTACAGAAGATAGAGTCTGCGGGACAATTGACATTGAGAAGGCCCTCACTGAGGGTGTAAAGGCATTTGAGCCAGGTCTACTGGCTAAAGCTAATAGAGGAATTCTGTATGTTGATGAAGTTAACCTTTTGGATGATCACTTAGTTGATGTATTGTTGGATTCTGCTGCATCAGGATGGAACACAGTGGAAAGAGAGGGTATTTCGATTTCACATCCTGCTAGGTTTATCCTAATTGGTTCAGGCAACCCCGAAGAAGGGGAACTCAGGCCACAGCTTCTGGACAGGTTTGGAATGCATGCTCAAGTTGGGACCGTGAGGGATGCTGAGTTAAGAGTGAAGATTGTGGAGGAGAGAGCTCGTTTCGACAAAAACCCAAAGGTTTTCCGAGATTCTTACAAGGCAGAGCAACAAAATCTCCAACAACAAATTGCCTCAGCAAGGAGTTTTCTTTCTTCTGTTCAAATTGACCGCAATCTCAAGGTAAAGATATCCAAGGTTTGTGCAGAGTTGAATGTGGACGGATTAAGAGGAGACATAGTAACAAACAGAGCTGCGAAAGCTCTTGCTGCCCTCAAGGGAAGAGACAAAGTAAGTGCAGAGGATATTGCTACTGTCATCCCTAACTGCTTGAGGCACCGTCTTCGAAAGGATCCCTTGGAGTCAATAGATTCAGGTTTACTTGTCCTAGAGAAATTTTATGAGGTTTtcagatga
- the LOC100802086 gene encoding nudix hydrolase 15, mitochondrial: MISILRTLPTTRSLLPRASSSITKFMDSSSNASSIGGSQRLFALAQHLRQYKAPSFPEDIVEQSIEEIGGKVVSQVGFQESAIPIGQNPEKFRPKKAAVLICLFEGDDGDLRVILTKRSSKLSTHSGEVALPGGKTEEGDKDDGDTAKREAKEEIGLDPELVNVVTVLEPFLSKHLLRVVPVIGILHDKKAFKPVLNPAEVEAVFDAPLEMFLKDENRRQDEREWMGEKYLLHFFDYDIGHKKYIIWGLTAGILIRAASVVYQRQPAFVEQNPKFKLPQDVSKDTTIP, from the exons ATGATTTCCATTCTGAGAACATTACCAACGACAAGATCCTTATTACCGAGAGCATCTTCTTCCATCACCAAATTCATGGATTCTTCCTCCAACGCCAGCAGCATTGGAGGATCTCAGAGGCTCTTTGCGTTAGCACAGCACCTTCGCCAGTACAAGGCACCGTCTTTCCCCGAAGATATTGTGGAACAAAGCATTGAAGAGATTGGTGGCAAGGTTGTTTCTCAGGTGGGATTTCAAGAATCAGCCATCCCAATTGGCCAAAACCCTGAGAAATTCAGACCCAAAAAAGCTGCTGTTTTGATCTGCCTATTCGAAGGGGATGATGGGGATCTAAGGGTCATTCTCACCAAGCGCTCTTCCAAGCTTTCTACTCACTCGG GTGAAGTGGCATTGCCTGGTGGGAAAACTGAGGAGGGGGATAAGGATGATGGGGATACTGCAAAAAGAGAGGCAAAGGAAGAAATTGGGTTGGACCCGGAACTTGTCAATGTTGTTACTGTACTTGAACCATTCTTGTCTAAG CACCTCCTAAGGGTAGTTCCAGTCATTGGCATACTTCATGACAAGAAAGCATTCAAACCTGTTCTGAATCCAGCTGAAGTGGAAGCAGTATTTGATGCACCTTTGGAAATGTTTCTCAAG GATGAAAATCGGAGACAGGATGAGAGGGAGTGGATGGGAGAGAAGTATTTGTTGCATTTCTTTGACTATGATATCGGGCATAAAAAATACATCATATGGGGTTTAACTGCTGGGATCTTGATTAGGGCTGCATCAGTTGTGTACCAACGGCAGCCAGCTTTTGTGGAGCAGAACCCTAAATTCAAGCTTCCACAGGATGTATCCAAGGACACTACAATACCTTGA
- the IQD44 gene encoding protein IQ-DOMAIN 1 isoform X2, whose product MGSGDWFKTIISSRKSKEGRSKKLKTKIYTRKKSNGLANGMKSENLESDGVSVETIAATRIQTAFRAYKARKYLHRLRGFTKLKIQTQGSSAKKQAVTTITYLHSWSKIQAEIRARRICMVTEDRIRRKIIHSQLKLEAKIHDLEVEWCSGSETKKEILSRLHQREEAAVKRERTMAYAFSHQWRASSSQGLGNYELGKASWSWSWKDRWIAARPWESRVPSVTNTSPEKDQNKKPRKVQKDRNSPTSKKPVSVKTPSANAKGTKPLSNAKGTTKARRRLSYPAATEKKAVPAEGKQ is encoded by the exons ATGGGTTCAGGTGATTGGTTTAAGACAATAATTAGCtcaagaaaatcaaaagaaggaagatcaaagaaattaaag ACTAAGATTTATACAAGAAAAAAGTCCAATGGTTTAGCAAATGGAATGAAAAGCGAAAATCTAGAGTCAGATGGGGTATCAGTTGAAACTATTGCTGCAACAAGGATCCAAACAGCATTCCGAGCTTATAAG GCTAGAAAATATTTACACCGCTTGAGAGGATTCACAAAACTGAAGATCCAGACTCAAGGTTCCTCTGCTAAAAAACAAGCCGTTACCACTATAACTTATCTTCATTCATGGAGCAAGATACAGGCTGAGATTAGAGCTCGTCGTATATGTATGGTTACAGAAGACAGAATCAGGCGGAAGATAATACATTCTCAACTAAAACTTGAGGCCAAGATTCATGACCTGGAG GTGGAATGGTGTAGTGGTTCTGAAACCAAGAAGGAAATCCTTTCAAGGTTACATCAAAGAGAAGAAGCAGCAGTCAAGAGGGAAAGAACCATGGCATATGCCTTCTCTCATCAG TGGAGGGCCAGCTCTAGCCAAGGGCTAGGTAATTATGAACTTGGCAAAGCTAGTTGGAGTTGGAGCTGGAAGGATCGTTGGATTGCTGCACGCCCTTGGGAAAGCCGCGTACCAAGTGTAACAAACACTAGCCCCGAGAAAGATCAAAATAAGAAGCCAAGAAAAGTTCAGAAGGATAGGAATTCACCAACATCAAAAAAACCAGTTTCAGTTAAAACTCCTTCAGCTAATGCTAAAGGGACAAAACCTTTAAGTAATGCAAAAGGAACTACTAAAGCTAGAAGAAGGTTGTCTTACCCTGCTGCCACAGAGAAAAAAGCAGTGCCTGCTGAAGGAAAGCAATGA
- the IQD44 gene encoding protein IQ-DOMAIN 1 isoform X1: MGSGDWFKTIISSRKSKEGRSKKLKGSLASWRLIVLQTKIYTRKKSNGLANGMKSENLESDGVSVETIAATRIQTAFRAYKARKYLHRLRGFTKLKIQTQGSSAKKQAVTTITYLHSWSKIQAEIRARRICMVTEDRIRRKIIHSQLKLEAKIHDLEVEWCSGSETKKEILSRLHQREEAAVKRERTMAYAFSHQWRASSSQGLGNYELGKASWSWSWKDRWIAARPWESRVPSVTNTSPEKDQNKKPRKVQKDRNSPTSKKPVSVKTPSANAKGTKPLSNAKGTTKARRRLSYPAATEKKAVPAEGKQ; encoded by the exons ATGGGTTCAGGTGATTGGTTTAAGACAATAATTAGCtcaagaaaatcaaaagaaggaagatcaaagaaattaaag GGATCTTTAGCTTCATGGAGATTAATTGTGTTGCAGACTAAGATTTATACAAGAAAAAAGTCCAATGGTTTAGCAAATGGAATGAAAAGCGAAAATCTAGAGTCAGATGGGGTATCAGTTGAAACTATTGCTGCAACAAGGATCCAAACAGCATTCCGAGCTTATAAG GCTAGAAAATATTTACACCGCTTGAGAGGATTCACAAAACTGAAGATCCAGACTCAAGGTTCCTCTGCTAAAAAACAAGCCGTTACCACTATAACTTATCTTCATTCATGGAGCAAGATACAGGCTGAGATTAGAGCTCGTCGTATATGTATGGTTACAGAAGACAGAATCAGGCGGAAGATAATACATTCTCAACTAAAACTTGAGGCCAAGATTCATGACCTGGAG GTGGAATGGTGTAGTGGTTCTGAAACCAAGAAGGAAATCCTTTCAAGGTTACATCAAAGAGAAGAAGCAGCAGTCAAGAGGGAAAGAACCATGGCATATGCCTTCTCTCATCAG TGGAGGGCCAGCTCTAGCCAAGGGCTAGGTAATTATGAACTTGGCAAAGCTAGTTGGAGTTGGAGCTGGAAGGATCGTTGGATTGCTGCACGCCCTTGGGAAAGCCGCGTACCAAGTGTAACAAACACTAGCCCCGAGAAAGATCAAAATAAGAAGCCAAGAAAAGTTCAGAAGGATAGGAATTCACCAACATCAAAAAAACCAGTTTCAGTTAAAACTCCTTCAGCTAATGCTAAAGGGACAAAACCTTTAAGTAATGCAAAAGGAACTACTAAAGCTAGAAGAAGGTTGTCTTACCCTGCTGCCACAGAGAAAAAAGCAGTGCCTGCTGAAGGAAAGCAATGA
- the LOC100776933 gene encoding glutamate receptor 2.7 has protein sequence MNLPSTIPLALPTYLFISFVLVNCYHAEATNGDDMVISIGAIIDVNSRVGKEQLVAMDLAAQSHNNTSKSHKMALHFQEPTKDPFGPTSLARNMIKTQKAQVIIGMHTWTEAASVAELGRETLVPVISFAAPTITPPLMPTRWPFSVRMANNGTAYAKCVADVVHAYGWQRVVVIYEDGDYEMLALLSETLQEVGSMIEYRLALPSPSYLPNPGEFIREELYNLIKNIQSRVFIVLQSSLEMVIHLFREASHMGLVERESAWIIPESITNLLDTVNKSAISYMEGALGIKTYYSNHSNEYQDFEAQFRKSFRAKYPEEDNCDPGFYALQAYDSIKIVAQAIDRTASGRKTLLTEILSSNFPGLSGEIRFEAAQLLQNPTFRMVNVDKKSYRELDFWTLKRGFITSLTTEQGSDSVSRNTESLRGVIWPGKLVRFPKGWNLPTKQNPMQIAVPGRTSFPAFVKVDPDEHHNSYKFNGFCIELFNKVIGILKYDLPHEFHPINGTYNDLVQLVYNKSYAAAIGDVTITEDRLKYVDFTASYAESGLSMIVTEEFKAPTWMFTKPFTWQMWLATGAVLIYTMVVVWYLEREPNPEFHGNLQSQISTALTFTFSSLFFAHREKIYSHLSRMVMVSWMFLVLILSSSYTASLSSILTVQRLQPTVTDIQILKNNNKKIGCDGDSFVRTYLETVEEFKPENIINIGSENSYDDAFKNNSIAAAFLELPYEKVYISKYCKGYYAFAINKKFGGLGFIFQKGSPVARDFSKAILRLLEDGTVKELEDKWLKPDGDCHNNSTSQGTESLRLESFWVLYVIYGAASTICFLLHTILSLKSRQTTRDEAREGNANPGEESR, from the exons atgaaTCTTCCATCCACTATTCCTCTAGCACTTCCAACCTATTTATTCATTTCGTTTGTTCTAGTTAATTGCTACCATGCTGAGGCTACAAATGGAGACGACATGGTTATATCTATAGGAGCAATAATTGATGTTAACTCTCGGGTTGGGAAAGAACAGCTTGTAGCCATGGACCTTGCAGCTCAAAGTCACAATAACACTTCCAAGAGCCACAAGATGGCCCTTCATTTTCAGGAACCCACCAAAGATCCCTTCGGACCCACTTCTCTTG CTAGAAATATGATTAAAACACAGAAGGCGCAAGTGATTATAGGGATGCACACATGGACAGAAGCAGCTTCAGTGGCTGAATTAGGACGCGAAACTCTAGTTCCTGTCATATCCTTTGCAGCACCTACCATCACCCCACCATTGATGCCAACTCGCTGGCCTTTTTCGGTAAGAATGGCCAACAATGGTACTGCATATGCAAAATGTGTTGCAGATGTAGTACATGCTTATGGTTGGCAAAGAGTAGTAGTCATTTATGAAGATGGAGATTATGAGATGCTAGCTTTGCTATCTGAGACCCTCCAAGAAGTTGGTTCAATGATTGAGTACCGTTTAGCTCTTCCATCGCCTTCTTATCTACCTAATCCTGGAGAGTTTATTCGCGAAGAGTtgtataatttgattaaaaatatacaatcCCGGGTGTTCATTGTTCTGCAATCATCATTAGAAATGGTGATCCATTTGTTCAGAGAAGCTTCACACATGGGACTTGTGGAAAGAGAATCAGCTTGGATAATCCCAGAGAGCATAACTAATTTGCTTGACACTGTCAACAAGTCTGCTATTTCCTACATGGAAGGAGCTTTAGGAATCAAGACCTACTACTCTAACCATAGCAATGAATATCAAGACTTTGAGGCTCAGTTCCGAAAATCTTTTCGGGCCAAGTATCCTGAGGAGGATAACTGTGATCCGGGATTTTACGCTCTGCAAGCATATGATAGCATTAAAATTGTTGCGCAAGCAATAGATAGAACGGCCAGTGGCAGAAAGACTTTGCTAACAGAAATACTATCTAGCAATTTCCCTGGCTTAAGTGGAGAAATTCGATTTGAAGCAGCCCAACTCTTGCAGAATCCTACCTTCAGGATGGTGAATGTAGATAAGAAGAGTTACAGAGAATTAGACTTTTGGACTCTAAAACGCGGGTTCATCACTAGCCTCACTACAGAACAAGGTTCAGATAGTGTTTCTAGGAACACAGAGAGTTTACGTGGTGTAATATGGCCAGGGAAACTAGTTAGATTTCCGAAGGGCTGGAATCTGCCTACTAAACAAAATCCAATGCAAATAGCAGTTCCTGGAAGAACCTCCTTTCCCGCGTTTGTTAAGGTTGATCCTGACGAGCATcataattcatataaatttaatgGATTCTGCATTGAACTTTTTAATAAGGTGATAGGGATTTTGAAGTATGATCTGCCGCATGAGTTTCATCCCATCAACGGAACCTATAACGATCTGGTTCAACTTGTCTATAACAAG TCTTACGCGGCAGCTATTGGAGACGTGACCATAACAGAAGACAGATTGAAATATGTAGACTTTACTGCGTCATATGCAGAATCAGGATTGTCAATGATAGTTACAGAAGAGTTCAAAGCACCGACATGGATGTTTACGAAGCCCTTCACCTGGCAAATGTGGTTGGCAACTGGTGCCGTGTTGATTTATACAATGGTAGTTGTGTGGTACCTTGAGAGGGAACCCAATCCTGAGTTTCATGGCAATTTGCAAAGCCAGATCAGCACTGCTCTTACGTTTACCTTCTCCTCTCTATTCTTTGCTCACA GGGAGAAAATCTATAGCCACTTATCTCGCATGGTGATGGTATCGTGGATGTTTCTAGTATTGATTCTTAGCTCAAGCTACACTGCTAGTCTTTCTTCGATTCTCACAGTTCAACGACTGCAACCAACTGTGACAGACATCCAGATCCtgaagaacaacaacaagaaaattGGTTGTGACGGAGATTCATTTGTTAGGACATACCTGGAGACAGTCGAAGAGTTCAAGCCAGAGAACATCATAAACATTGGCAGTGAAAACAGTTATGATGATGCATTCAAAAACAACTCAATAGCAGCTGCTTTTCTCGAACTCCCTTATGAGAAAGTATATATCAGTAAATACTGCAAGGGATACTATGCCTTTGcaatcaacaaaaaatttggAGGACTGGGATTT ATCTTCCAGAAAGGCTCACCAGTGGCCAGAGATTTTTCCAAAGCTATACTGCGTCTCTTGGAGGATGGAACAGTGAAGGAATTAGAAGACAAATGGTTGAAACCTGATGGAGACTGCCACAATAATTCGACCTCACAGGGTACAGAAAGTTTGAGGCTTGAAAGTTTCTGGGTTCTGTATGTGATCTATGGTGCCGCTTCTACTATTTGTTTTCTACTTCATACAATCCTGTCGCTGAAATCTAGACAAACAACCCGGGATGAGGCACGAGAAGGTAATGCCAACCCAGGTGAGGAAAGCCGATGA